A stretch of the Desulfobacter sp. genome encodes the following:
- a CDS encoding NADH:flavin oxidoreductase, giving the protein MTSSLFTPFTINEFTFKNRLGVAPMTRMSASLNSIPRQDVLDFLVTRAKNNSGLVYTEAIVTDYESAQGYPGQARILNQEQVDAWKKVTDEIRSQGAISICQVFHCGRMAYEGVNPANRVVAPSPVTPSQDNPMTQKPYDIPQEMTRFDMDHVIAGFVETARGVVEAGFDGIEIHCAHGYLLSQFLSAYTNQRTDAYGGSMENRFRFIHEVIQAVRPEIPMEKMLFVRVSNWGIADMDVSLFQDKEEWQEMISLFSNEPVDAISVSCYDFRDKAFGTDKTMAQLTREATTLPILICGKVYDRKSAEAAFAHADLVLSGKSMLLNPDWVEDVRADKPLTLYGSDAAGIAYTETPLP; this is encoded by the coding sequence ATGACCTCATCCCTTTTTACCCCTTTTACCATAAACGAGTTTACCTTTAAAAATCGTCTTGGGGTGGCCCCCATGACGCGGATGTCTGCGTCACTGAACAGCATCCCCCGCCAGGATGTTTTAGATTTTCTTGTGACCCGGGCAAAAAATAATTCAGGCCTGGTGTATACCGAGGCCATTGTCACGGATTATGAGAGTGCCCAGGGCTATCCCGGCCAGGCCAGAATATTGAATCAGGAGCAGGTGGATGCCTGGAAAAAGGTGACAGATGAGATCCGCAGCCAAGGGGCGATTTCCATCTGTCAGGTTTTTCATTGCGGCCGCATGGCCTATGAAGGGGTTAACCCGGCAAACCGAGTGGTTGCACCCAGCCCTGTTACGCCTTCCCAGGATAATCCCATGACCCAAAAGCCCTATGATATTCCCCAAGAGATGACCCGGTTTGATATGGACCATGTTATTGCCGGGTTTGTGGAAACGGCCAGGGGGGTTGTTGAGGCGGGGTTTGACGGGATTGAAATTCACTGCGCCCACGGATATCTGCTCAGCCAGTTCCTCTCAGCCTACACCAACCAGCGGACGGATGCTTATGGCGGATCCATGGAAAACAGATTCCGGTTTATCCATGAGGTGATTCAGGCGGTCCGGCCTGAGATCCCAATGGAAAAGATGCTTTTTGTCAGGGTTTCCAACTGGGGAATTGCAGATATGGATGTTTCGCTCTTCCAGGACAAGGAGGAGTGGCAGGAGATGATCTCCTTGTTTTCCAACGAGCCCGTGGATGCCATTTCCGTGTCCTGCTATGACTTCCGTGACAAGGCCTTTGGTACAGATAAGACCATGGCTCAGCTTACCCGGGAGGCCACAACGCTTCCCATTCTCATCTGCGGAAAGGTCTATGACCGGAAAAGTGCAGAGGCTGCCTTTGCCCATGCTGACCTTGTGTTGTCCGGCAAATCCATGCTCCTGAATCCTGACTGGGTTGAGGATGTCCGGGCGGACAAGCCGTTAACCCTTTATGGCTCTGATGCGGCCGGTATCGCATATACGGAAACGCCTCTGCCCTAA
- a CDS encoding ATP-binding protein: MGVEDKKNGFEIEIRDNGKKFNPLEMADPDVDAPLDERDPGGLGIFFVKQLSADVIYLREDNNNVLRLVL, encoded by the coding sequence GTGGGCGTTGAAGATAAAAAAAATGGTTTTGAAATTGAAATCCGTGACAATGGAAAAAAATTTAACCCCCTTGAGATGGCTGACCCGGATGTGGATGCACCTTTGGATGAACGGGACCCCGGCGGTCTGGGCATCTTTTTTGTCAAACAGCTTTCCGCAGATGTGATCTATTTAAGAGAGGATAACAACAATGTGCTGCGTTTGGTTTTATAA
- a CDS encoding ISL3 family transposase has protein sequence MSTSFIYHAFGLRDYFYKTTRFIGGIITFELIPKPEAVKCPECNSRSVTRKGIVTRDLRTIPVGSKPVILRTAIQRIWCSFCQFVRQIKLSFAQEGKSYTRAFERYVLELSQFMTIKDIAIHLRISWDTIKQIQKEDLLRRYRNIPLEKVRQIAIDEISIGKGHKYLTIVMDLESGRILHVGEGKGGEALKSFWTKVKISKAKIKAVSIDMSPAYLSAVIENLSGSAIVFDRFHVVKLFNEKLSDFRRKLYNLLANTGQQKLLKGVRWLLLKNPENLSDDKKEAQRLEEALKINQPLLVVYYMKEELRQIWNQKKKETAEKIVSNWINLANISKIPMLMKFAKTLAVHRQRILSYYDYRISTGPLEGTNNKIKTMKRKAYGYRDSEFFRLKLLDLHNKRYALIG, from the coding sequence ATGTCCACAAGCTTCATATACCATGCCTTTGGCCTTCGTGACTACTTTTATAAAACAACACGTTTCATCGGTGGAATAATCACTTTTGAACTCATACCAAAACCAGAGGCGGTAAAATGCCCGGAATGTAATTCCAGGTCCGTCACCAGGAAAGGGATTGTGACAAGAGATCTCAGAACAATACCGGTAGGTTCAAAACCCGTGATTCTCAGGACGGCTATCCAGAGAATTTGGTGTTCGTTCTGTCAATTTGTCCGGCAAATCAAACTATCCTTTGCCCAGGAGGGGAAAAGCTATACCCGGGCTTTTGAACGGTATGTCTTGGAGTTGTCTCAGTTCATGACAATCAAAGATATTGCCATCCATTTAAGGATCAGCTGGGATACGATAAAGCAGATCCAGAAAGAAGACCTGCTGAGGCGTTATCGAAATATCCCCCTTGAGAAAGTCCGGCAGATTGCCATAGATGAAATTTCCATAGGGAAAGGGCATAAATACTTGACCATCGTGATGGATCTGGAATCCGGTAGAATTCTGCACGTGGGAGAAGGAAAAGGTGGTGAAGCTTTGAAATCTTTTTGGACAAAAGTGAAAATATCGAAAGCAAAAATCAAAGCCGTCAGCATCGATATGTCCCCGGCATACTTGAGTGCTGTTATTGAAAATCTTTCTGGTTCAGCAATTGTCTTTGACAGATTTCATGTTGTTAAATTGTTCAATGAGAAACTGTCGGATTTCAGGCGAAAGCTCTACAACCTTCTTGCCAATACCGGGCAACAAAAACTTCTGAAGGGAGTCCGGTGGCTTTTGTTAAAAAATCCCGAAAACCTCAGTGATGACAAGAAGGAGGCCCAACGGTTAGAAGAAGCATTGAAAATAAATCAGCCGCTATTGGTAGTCTACTACATGAAAGAGGAACTCAGGCAAATATGGAATCAAAAGAAAAAAGAAACAGCTGAAAAGATAGTCAGCAATTGGATCAATCTGGCCAATATTTCCAAAATTCCAATGTTGATGAAATTTGCCAAGACCTTGGCTGTGCACAGGCAAAGAATCCTTTCATACTATGATTACAGGATATCTACAGGTCCTTTAGAAGGGACAAATAACAAGATAAAAACCATGAAACGGAAAGCTTATGGATACAGGGATTCGGAGTTTTTCAGGTTGAAACTTTTGGACCTTCACAATAAAAGGTACGCATTAATCGGATGA
- the arfB gene encoding aminoacyl-tRNA hydrolase, whose product MLKISNQVSISESNVKIQAIRAQGPGGQNVNKVSSAVHLRFDILSSDLPQVYKDKLLALNDQRITREGVIVIKAQTFRTLEKNKIDALERLISMIRQAVREPRKRKPTRPTRSSKQKRLDAKARHSKQKALRKKIDY is encoded by the coding sequence GTGCTCAAAATTTCCAATCAGGTGTCCATTTCTGAGTCCAATGTCAAGATTCAAGCCATCCGTGCCCAGGGGCCCGGGGGGCAGAATGTAAACAAGGTCTCCTCTGCCGTTCATTTACGATTTGATATCCTGAGTTCAGACCTGCCCCAGGTGTACAAGGATAAATTGTTGGCCCTAAATGACCAGCGCATCACAAGGGAGGGGGTGATTGTTATCAAGGCCCAGACCTTCAGGACTCTGGAAAAAAATAAAATTGATGCCCTAGAGCGCCTGATTTCCATGATTAGGCAGGCTGTGCGCGAGCCAAGGAAAAGAAAACCCACCCGCCCCACAAGATCTTCAAAGCAAAAGCGGCTGGACGCCAAGGCCAGGCACAGCAAGCAAAAGGCGTTGCGAAAAAAAATCGATTACTAG